One genomic region from Nymphaea colorata isolate Beijing-Zhang1983 chromosome 12, ASM883128v2, whole genome shotgun sequence encodes:
- the LOC116266366 gene encoding uncharacterized protein LOC116266366 isoform X1 → MESAIWDDSALIRAFDDAMTKYKVMHAIQQSGSDHAIKAENDAQGGEISAVGESRLDFSRNVEFHRDADNLLKGSTEIPASCDTSGEVAKSPALDENNPASDSNIKNSCTYASMDPASHGQFDGYATPEYADYSQLISKYNELEMQRQQVLQQIYQASYSNDQPSSSSCVSSSPWDVCCCTAQPHQLPTYQSVNSCLQSLCHPCYCVPAQPVSTLSPEVVHCAANSSIPATVPDSALGTANQRSSSCDSVVSLGIEAAERALASIKIKAFESNKACEGEQGGSQSSRSDTQISDLLTAWYSAGFYTGKYLAEQSNAKRL, encoded by the exons ATGGAGTCGGCTATCTGGGACGATTCGGCTCTCATTCGCGCCTTCGACGACGCCATGACCAAATACAAG GTGATGCATGCAATACAACAAAGCGGTTCTGATCATGCAATTAAGGCTGAAAATGATGCTCAGGGAGGGGAAATCAGTGCTGTTGGTGAGTCAAG ACTTGATTTCTCTAGAAATGTGGAGTTTCATCGTGATGCTGATAACTTATTAAAGGGTTCAACCGAGATTCCTGCATCCTGTGATACTTCAGGAGAAGTAGCCAAGAGTCCTGCTCTTGATGAAAATAATCCAGCGTCTGACTCAAACATCAAAAATAGTTGTACATATGCATCTATGGATCCTGCATCACATGGACAATTTGATGGTTATGCGACTCCTGAATATGCAGACTATAGCCAGTTAATTAGTAAATATAATGAGCTTGAGATGCAAAGGCAGCAGGTGTTGCAACAAATTTATCAAGCAAGTTATAGCAATGATCAACCATCAAGTAGTAGCTGTGTTTCTTCTTCCCCATGGGATGTTTGCTGCTGCACTGCCCAGCCCCATCAGCTCCCTACGTACCAGTCAGTTAACTCTTGCTTACAATCATTGTGTCACCCTTGCTACTGTGTACCTGCTCAACCTGTTAGCACATTATCTCCTGAGGTGGTACACTGTGCTGCTAATAGTAGCATCCCTGCCACTGTTCCAGACTCGGCCTTGGGTACTGCAAATCAGAGATCTTCTTCTTGTGATAGTGTTGTGTCACTGGGAATAGAAGCTGCAGAAAGGGCTCTAGCTTCTATCAAGATCAAAGCTTTTGAGTCTAATAAGGCTTGTGAAG GTGAGCAAGGGGGCAGTCAGAGCAGCAGATCTGACACTCAGATCTCTGATCTTCTTACGGCTTGGTATTCTGCAGGATTCTACACCGGCAA GTATCTGGCGGAACAGTCAAATGCCAAACGCTTGTAG
- the LOC116266366 gene encoding uncharacterized protein LOC116266366 isoform X2, with protein MESAIWDDSALIRAFDDAMTKYKVMHAIQQSGSDHAIKAENDAQGGEISAVGESRNVEFHRDADNLLKGSTEIPASCDTSGEVAKSPALDENNPASDSNIKNSCTYASMDPASHGQFDGYATPEYADYSQLISKYNELEMQRQQVLQQIYQASYSNDQPSSSSCVSSSPWDVCCCTAQPHQLPTYQSVNSCLQSLCHPCYCVPAQPVSTLSPEVVHCAANSSIPATVPDSALGTANQRSSSCDSVVSLGIEAAERALASIKIKAFESNKACEGEQGGSQSSRSDTQISDLLTAWYSAGFYTGKYLAEQSNAKRL; from the exons ATGGAGTCGGCTATCTGGGACGATTCGGCTCTCATTCGCGCCTTCGACGACGCCATGACCAAATACAAG GTGATGCATGCAATACAACAAAGCGGTTCTGATCATGCAATTAAGGCTGAAAATGATGCTCAGGGAGGGGAAATCAGTGCTGTTGGTGAGTCAAG AAATGTGGAGTTTCATCGTGATGCTGATAACTTATTAAAGGGTTCAACCGAGATTCCTGCATCCTGTGATACTTCAGGAGAAGTAGCCAAGAGTCCTGCTCTTGATGAAAATAATCCAGCGTCTGACTCAAACATCAAAAATAGTTGTACATATGCATCTATGGATCCTGCATCACATGGACAATTTGATGGTTATGCGACTCCTGAATATGCAGACTATAGCCAGTTAATTAGTAAATATAATGAGCTTGAGATGCAAAGGCAGCAGGTGTTGCAACAAATTTATCAAGCAAGTTATAGCAATGATCAACCATCAAGTAGTAGCTGTGTTTCTTCTTCCCCATGGGATGTTTGCTGCTGCACTGCCCAGCCCCATCAGCTCCCTACGTACCAGTCAGTTAACTCTTGCTTACAATCATTGTGTCACCCTTGCTACTGTGTACCTGCTCAACCTGTTAGCACATTATCTCCTGAGGTGGTACACTGTGCTGCTAATAGTAGCATCCCTGCCACTGTTCCAGACTCGGCCTTGGGTACTGCAAATCAGAGATCTTCTTCTTGTGATAGTGTTGTGTCACTGGGAATAGAAGCTGCAGAAAGGGCTCTAGCTTCTATCAAGATCAAAGCTTTTGAGTCTAATAAGGCTTGTGAAG GTGAGCAAGGGGGCAGTCAGAGCAGCAGATCTGACACTCAGATCTCTGATCTTCTTACGGCTTGGTATTCTGCAGGATTCTACACCGGCAA GTATCTGGCGGAACAGTCAAATGCCAAACGCTTGTAG